From the genome of Pelobates fuscus isolate aPelFus1 chromosome 11, aPelFus1.pri, whole genome shotgun sequence:
TAGAGCAAACGACTTACATTTCTCAACGTACAGTTTTCTTAGCCATGTTTATAAATTAGAAGCCCAGCAACAGAACAGCAAACATTtcaacccaggacatacttgaaagcgAGAGAAATCTcattgtatctttcctggtaaaatattttatctataaataataacaaagacGGATCTAAAATTCTGATATTTAAACCAGCGCTCTGTATCCACCAATGACCCACCGCTTATTACGGTGATTACCCAACTGTTCCTTTGgggatatttaataaaataaataatattgctGGTGTAAATATTTCTAATCCAGAGGACTGTTTTGTAAGATAAATCAATGCTGTGGAATCTAAAGCATAATGAGTAAGAATAGATAAATCTACGTGAGCTTTTTAAATTCTTTGGTAGATAGTTACAAAAATAGAACAGTAACAATGGGTAAGGTTTGAATTGTTCTTTCTGTTGACCAAACATGGGGCTTTAGAACGGCATGTGGTATATAAGAAAAAATTATAATAGAGCATTAGAGAGAGGCTTGTTTATACTGGAAATAACCATAGTATCACTATCGTCTTTTCTAAGGCCTCAACCTGATGATAAAGATGgatcccccaaaaaacacaagaaatcggagaaaaaaaagtcaaaagaGTCAATCAGAGAAAAAGATGAGGCACATCCAAGCCCAAAATCAGGTAGGGTGTCAAATTTGGAACAGAACGGTACGTGGAATTCTCTTCATGAAGAGATAAATAAAGTAGAGGAAAAGAAACATGGCTTCCAAACTAAAATTAAGAAGCTTTTACGGAACAAAAGTGTAACAAAGGAGAAACATCCCGTGAGAGGTAAAAGTGAGAGTATTGAGAGCAAATCATGGAATTCTCTTGACAACGTGCTTGTTGAACCAAAGAAAGAAAATGATTCTCGGAAACCTACTGAAAGAAAAGACAAACATTCTGTGAAAGGTAAAAGCTCTAGCCTTAAGAGCAAATCACGGGATTCTCTTGACAATGTGCTTGATGAACCAAAGAAAGATGGTCACAAGAAGAATTCTCAAAAACATCCGAAATCACCAAATCCTTTACTCGCCTGCACGTTGGCTAGTTCTGTGGATAATTTTAATGAGACTGAGATGGAGGAAACTGTGGACAAACCTCCCAAATTGGgtttttcctttaaaaatattCTGAAGAAAAAATCCAAGGCTCCGAAGCGCAGTATAGATTTACATCCTTCCAGACCCGACTTTTTGCCTGTGACTCCTTGTTATACAACAGATCCCCCAGCACATACAGGTAAGAATGTTACTGTGTAATGCTCGTCACATATAATAATTAAGGAAGAGGTCTTTAGATGTACAGGGGTGACTATTTATGCTGCAGAAGTTGGAATTACGCCTCCACTAGcagaggggttaaaggaacactatagggtcaagaacacaaatgtgtattcctgaccctttggtGCTAAAACCACTGTctaacctcccctccccccttacccttcctaaatatagtaaaatcttacctttacctcactctgctgctgctggctctgtccctgatctgcctgcttggctgacatcacgaGAAGTGGTgatatcagccaatcacaatgatttagtattggattggctgaggttgtcaaggaggcagatcaggggcagtgccagcacaagccaaacacagctctggccaatcagaaccTCCtcaatgcattaaatcaatgtacttctatgaggaaagttcagtgtctccatgcagagggtggggacactgaatgtcagtcacagtgtgcaacactgccccaggaatcacctgtagcagccatctgaggagtggccagtgaagttatcactgggctgtaatgtaaacactgcattttctctgaaaagacagtgtttatgcacaaagcttgaagggaatgattatactcaccagaacaaatacaataagctgtagttgttttggtcactatagtgtccctttaaactctgtGTGTACAGCATTTCATATTGAAACGCTGTACATACAGACCCCAGGCACTCTGACCACTTAAAAACAATGAAGTGTTCATGgtagttggagtaactctttaatgtaAATTATTACAAATTGTATGACTGTCAGAATTTGAACCACTTGCCTTCATTTAGAAATATCACTTTTTTTAGTTAAATGGATGCTTTACATCCTCAGAGATTTCCCACAATAGACGTATAAAACAAAAGGCTGaatatagacaaaaaaaattaaataagaatCAAAAGGATATACCGGTACAATCTCAGACCTTTTCAATTAATATTAGTTCAGTTTCTGTCTATATTAAGTcctttatatctatatacataataatattaataaagtgtgtgtatatatatataatatatatgcactttattaataaaaaGCCTCCTCTGTACTCgctctttaatttttttgttattttattgactGTTTCCCAGGAAATTTTACCattctgtatctatctatctattctgtTTTGTTATCAATTATTACTCCTCCAGAAATGATTAGAtcattcaataatttttttttttaattaaataatgacAATATACTGTTTTCCTGACCAAGTGtattcatgttttgtttttgggTTGGCTTGTTTGATTGTTATTTGTTTGGTAATTTTGCTAACATTGAGAATTCATCTTCGGGACTCCAGGAAGGGTAATACCATCAGTTGATTGTccattattgtttttgttttttgggggggcgggggtttattttgcattttttggacaattcttcattattttatttgtctttaGCTGTAGAGAAAGCTGATGAAACTGAGATTTACACCTTGGCTGCCAAAAAGCTGGACAACCTAGTGCGACATCAAAAACTGAAAAGCCCTGTTGCAAATGCCCAATCCTTTGGTTTCCCCACTGAAGACCATTTGAAGACTCCCATATCCAGTAAGTAGATCATTTTGTTAAACTGTGTGGATTTACTATGTCCGTTTCTATCATCCTTCGCTTCAACCCGTAACCTATTTACTGTGTGTTTCAAGAATGCTTtgctttttttctgcctggagtttCTAGCTTGTAGTACTTGTCTGATTTTTAATCCTTTACACAGGACCAGGGAAGGGCGCTGGGAGATATTCAGGACGGTAGTCCATATAGTACTAGTGGCTGGTCTTGGGGAATCGTTCCATCTGTTTCCTACTATTAAAGCGTGCTGACTTACATGACATTATGTCCCAGTGTCCACTGTCTCCAATatagcataagaaataaaatactaGCAAAAGATATATGCACATGCATGGAGCAGATCTCGTGATCCTGCCTAGGTCATAAGAAAAAAAGTGTTGCCACCCAGTGTGTTAGGAACATTTGGATCTTCTGCAAATAGATACATAGCCACAAGTGTATAGCCACATTACCAATAATGTATCCAAAAACATGAATTGATCTGGGTTCCATTTGAATGGTGACTGCTCATAATAAAACATAGTTCTCATATCCCTATATTTCTTTTTTCCATATTTCTGCGTTTCTCTGTTGTATATTAATAGAAGCAGTGTTTTACATCTTCCTGCTGCTATCAAAATAAGGTTCAGTGCAGGACAAATCATGCAAGAATGACCCCTCATTATTGATCAATACCTGTCTGTGCCCTTTTTTCATTGTTACCTGGCTAGTTTGTTACGCACTGCAAATGTGGTTTAATGCCAGCTTCTTATTTATGCATTCTCATTTTCTTTCGTAACAGACAACAATAACGTGGCACGCCGGGAGAGTGAAGATAAGGAGGAGACATTCCGCAAACTAGTATCTCTGTTGCAAGAGCAAGCAGTCGTGATTAATGATAAGGTGaacttttatttcttttacaCCCACATAGACACGTAAGGAGTTTTTATGATGAGTATTTTAACTGGACTTTTGAAAGAGCAATAATGAAAAGGTCAGGACTGCCTTAATCCGCACACATTTAGGTGGACGTaacttttttttgtatctttGGGTCCACTGCAAGCTGAAGTTgactccctttaaaaaaaaataaaataaaaaatattacatcttGTGCCCTGTGCACACCAAACATATCTGATCTGACTGGTGCAAATG
Proteins encoded in this window:
- the BCL2L12 gene encoding bcl-2-like protein 12, which translates into the protein MDDIMKNPSDAVSLIKVKEETKCVLEAFLKRSLSQDEGTHIGHVGRMFHDPHKYSHRPQPDDKDGSPKKHKKSEKKKSKESIREKDEAHPSPKSGRVSNLEQNGTWNSLHEEINKVEEKKHGFQTKIKKLLRNKSVTKEKHPVRGKSESIESKSWNSLDNVLVEPKKENDSRKPTERKDKHSVKGKSSSLKSKSRDSLDNVLDEPKKDGHKKNSQKHPKSPNPLLACTLASSVDNFNETEMEETVDKPPKLGFSFKNILKKKSKAPKRSIDLHPSRPDFLPVTPCYTTDPPAHTEKADETEIYTLAAKKLDNLVRHQKLKSPVANAQSFGFPTEDHLKTPISNNNNVARRESEDKEETFRKLVSLLQEQAVVINDKINKDPFLKNALGRMSFGSFSRLAEMFTSQAEVATDVAGANVSPELTKIALTMELTRKVAGINSHAVHTLMGYSMEYMDMFVPWLQQQGGWENIVGDLTDFQID